The Sedimentibacter sp. zth1 DNA segment TAGGAATTTCAAACAGACATATACATTTATCAAAACAAGATATGGAAATTCTTTTTGGTAAAGGCTATGAATTGAATAGGCTAAAAGATTTATCACAACCAGGTCAATATGCTTGTAAAGAAACAGTAACAATTTGTGGACCAAAGGGCGCTATTGAAAAAGTAAGAATACTCGGACCTGAAAGAGATAAAACACAGGTTGAAATATTAGCTGGCGACTGCTTCAAGCTTGGGATAAAACCTTATGTGAGACAGTCAGGTCATTTGGACGATACAGCTTCTATAACAATTATAGGACCAAATGGTTCAGTTTGTATAAATGAAGGTGTTATAGTAGCTCAAAGACATATCCACATGAATGCAAAAGATGCAAAAATGTTTAGCTATAAAGATGGTCAAACAGTAACAATTAAAGTAAGTGGTATAAGAGGCGGTACTTTCGATAATGTGATAGTGAGGGTAAGTGAAAATTACTATACTGAATGTCATATTGATACAGAGGAAGCAAATGCTTTAGGTGTAAATTCGTCTACAAAAATAGAAGTTATTAAATAAAGTAATTTGTTTAAAACAAATAATACAAGCTGAAATGCTAAAAAATAAATAAACGATAATATTAAATTAAAATATATTATAAATTTAAATAATTTGGAGGATTTTAAAATGAAATATGATGCATTAGGAATGATTGAAACTAAAGGTTTAGTAGGAGCTGTTGAAGCAGCAGATGCAATGGTTAAGGCTGCAAATGTATATTTAATTGGAAAAGAATATGTAGGTGGTGGACTTGTAACTGTAATGGTTAGAGGAGATGTAGGAGCTGTTAAAGCTGCTACTGATGCTGGTGCTGCTGCTGCTCAGAGAGTTGGAGAATTACTTTCTGTTCACGTAATTCCAAGACCACACTCAGAAGTTGAAATTATACTTCCAGCTACAAAAGATGCACAAAAATA contains these protein-coding regions:
- a CDS encoding phosphate propanoyltransferase; amino-acid sequence: MSNYEDVMKLLLEMVGETKKDNLSLVVPIGISNRHIHLSKQDMEILFGKGYELNRLKDLSQPGQYACKETVTICGPKGAIEKVRILGPERDKTQVEILAGDCFKLGIKPYVRQSGHLDDTASITIIGPNGSVCINEGVIVAQRHIHMNAKDAKMFSYKDGQTVTIKVSGIRGGTFDNVIVRVSENYYTECHIDTEEANALGVNSSTKIEVIK
- the eutM gene encoding ethanolamine utilization microcompartment protein EutM, with product MKYDALGMIETKGLVGAVEAADAMVKAANVYLIGKEYVGGGLVTVMVRGDVGAVKAATDAGAAAAQRVGELLSVHVIPRPHSEVEIILPATKDAQK